The following are encoded in a window of Geotrypetes seraphini chromosome 5, aGeoSer1.1, whole genome shotgun sequence genomic DNA:
- the LOC117361311 gene encoding 40S ribosomal protein S12-like, with protein MTEEGIAAGGVMDVSIALQEMLKTALIHDGLSRGIREAAKALDKRQAHLCVLASNCDKPMYVKLFEALCAEHQINLIKVDENKKLGEWGGLCKTDRERKPRKVAGCCCLVGKDYGKESQAKDVIEE; from the coding sequence ATGACCGAGGAAGGCATTGCTGCTGGAGGTGTAATGGATGTTAGTATTGCCCTACAAGAAATGCTTAAGACCGCACTCATCCACGATGGCCTATCTCGTGGTATTAGAGAAGCTGCCAAAGCCTTGGACAAACGCCAAGCCCACCTTTGTGTTCTTGCTTCCAACTGTGACAAACCCATGTATGTGAAGCTGTTTGAGGCTTTGTGTGCAGAACATCAGATAAACCTGATCAAAGTTGATGAGAACAAGAAACTGGGTGAATGGGGAGGCCTCTGCAAAACTGACCGAGAGCGCAAACCCCGCAAAGTAGCTGGCTGCTGTTGTTTGGTTGGCAAGGACTATGGCAAAGAGTCTCAGGCCAAAGATGTCATCGAAGAATAA